The nucleotide sequence ACCCTGATAGCCTTCAATGCTCTTGTAATTCACTTTGAAAACCGGCCGGTTTGAATTCGCCATCATCAGGTACGACTCGCCGCCTTTGGTCAGCGTGACCATGTCGATCGGTTGGTTGCCGCTGCCCATTTCGGCTACCGTCCGGCCTTTTACGTGTTGTCCGGCTTTCAGCTCATCCATCGGAAACAGCACCAGCGGCGTGCAGGTGTAGCTGGCCACCAGGTACTTCTTGCCGCTGATTTCGGCCGTCGTGAAAGTCCGGATGGGCGATAGCGTTTCGTACTTGCCGTGCGCGGCGTGATATATTTCGAGCGAGGCCTGATCCTGCTTGTTGGTAAAGGGAAAAGGAATCCGCCGGAACGTCGAGTTGAATTCATGGCCCGACAAGCCGCTGACCATCACGGTGCCATCGGCGTAGTTCAGATCCGAAATGGCCGCCACGCGCATAGAATTGCCGCGCTGATCTTTGGCGTCTTCGGCGGGCGCATCGTTCAGGGCGATTTTTGAAAAAGCCACATTTTGGGTACTGACCGGCGTGATTTTGTCGCCGTCTATTTTCAGCAGCACGGGGGTACCATCGCTGTGCTGAACGGCGAGGTAGACACTTTTAGAAACCGGATTGACGGCGATGTCCTGAATCGTAATATTCTGTACTTCGGTACCCAGCAGGGCCGCAAGTTTCTGATCGATGTTCTTGATGTCCACGTTAGCCGCCTTCTCGTTCATGGCGGCGTCTTTGGTGTCCACCGCAAAAATCATCGCACTCTTGGAATCCCCGATGAACAATACGCCTTCCGGCCCGAATGACAACGAATTGATCGATTTTATTTCGGGCGACCCGACGCCCATCCCGTACTTTCCTTCCACCGAACGATGGGTCGTGGCCAGCAGTACGAACCCCGCACAGGCAACAGCTAGTAGATAATACATTTTTTTCATGTTCCTATGTAGTTTAAGAGTTTAAAGAGCTAATTTAATGATATTCAGAATGCTAGGCAACTTCGTGTAGAAGTGTCTATCTTGCAAAACCTACTATTCGGGAAATTGTTTTGGCGTAAAAATCCTGGGGTGTCCTACTCGGCAGCCGACGCCTTCCTACCACTCATCATTCAGTTTTCTGAATGAATGCCAAATTTCTTACTTTTCCTTGTAAAAAAATACGAGGCTATGAACCAGGAACCGAACCGGCGAAAATTTCTACAAACCGGCATTACGCTGGGTACCCTGCTGCCACTGCTGGGTAGATCCCTGAGCAGCTTGGCCCAGAAACCGCAGCCTGCGGCCGCCGAAAGCGCAAAAGCGTTGCAACCACTCTCGATACTGGTATTGGGCGGCACCAGTTTTCTCGGTCCGCAGCAGATCGCCTACGCCCTACAGCGCGGCCACCGCATCAGCACTTTTACGCGGGGACGTACCCAGCCGAAGGTACAAAAAGACATCTTTGATGAGGTGGAACAGCTCATCGGCGACCGGGAGAACGACCTGGAGGCGTTGAAAAACCGTAGGTGGGATGTGGTCATCGACAATTCGGGTAACCGGATCAAATGGGTAAAGGATGCCGTGGCGCTCCTGAAAAATAGTTGTGGCTTGTACCTGTATACCTCCTCCACCGGTGTGTATTATCCTTATCTCGGTCAGAATATTCGCGAAAATACCAAATTGGTGCTAAAGGTACCCGAAGGCATCACGTCAGTACAAAAACTGGAATATGATTACGGGGTGATGAAGTCCTTGAATGAAATCGAGGTGATGAATGGTTTCGGGAAGGAGCGCGCCATCATCGTCCGGCCCACCTACATGATCGGCCCCGGTGACCAGACCGACCGGTTTACTTACTGGCCGGAGCGCATCGCCCTGGGTGGGGAAATCCTGGTACCCGGCAAGGCCGACGATCCTGTCCAGTACATCGACGTGCGTGATGTGGCGGGCTTTATGATTCGCCTGGCCGAAAACCACAAAGCGGGTATTTACAATGCCGTCGGGCCGCCGTCAGCCACGGGGATGCAGGCCTTCGTGTACGGGGTGCATGCGGCGTTCAATTCCCGGGCCTCCTTTGTCATGATTCCGGATTACGATTTTCTGACGAAACACAAGGTGCTGGATGCTATTCCCTGGATCATGCCGATTGGCGACAACCTGGGTTCGGCTCGGCTCGATCTTTCATTCAGCGTGGCCAACGGACTGACCTTTACCCCGCTGGCCGAAACCGTTCGGGATATTCACGAATGGTGGAATTCGGAGGCGGTACCGGAAGAAAAGCGCCGCAAGCTACTGGCAGGCCCCGCTTCGCTGGCTACCAGGGAGCCGGAGATTCTAGCTGCCTGGAAAGCAAGGCGCTGATTCTTTTGCGCATCTATTTATAAATATGAATGATGATTTCTGATTGGCAATGAAAAAAACAGCAGGGTACCTGCTTCTGTCCCTCACCCTGCTGGCAGGTACCTTCCTGCTGGTGAGGCCACGCTCCAAGGCCCTACCGCCGACTTACCTCAAATCCAAACTTCCCTACGCGTACGGACAAATGGCCCGGAAAAAAGCCGACACCTACCTCATGCGGGACGTTGCGGTCATACCCATGAATCGGGATACCTTGCTGCTCCATCAGAATGTACTCATCGAAAAGGGGAAGATCAAACAGATAACCCGGGTTTCGGAACCCATCGACACCGCCGGGCACCCAACGTTAATCGATGGTGCCGGCAGGTACCTTATGCCGGGGCTGAACGACATGCACGTGCATGTGAACGACGAGGACAATCTGCTCCTTTTCATCGCCAACGGCGTAACCACCGTCCGGAATATGGCGGGCGATTCCCTTCAACTGAGGTTGCGGGAAAAGATCGCCCGGCAAGAAGTCCTTGGCCCCACCTACTACGTCGCCAGTCAGATTCTGGAAGGCCCCGATCATCTCTGGAAGTTCAGTACCATCCTCAACACGAAAAAGGAAGCGCGCGCTGCTGTGTTGAAGTACCAGAAATCGGGTTACGATTTCATCAAAGTGTACCATACCCTGCCGAAGGAATTGTATTTGGAAATTCTCCGCGTGGCCGATTCGGTTGGGATTCGGGTCGTAGGGCATATTCCCTTTCAGGTACCCCTCTACCAAACGCTTGCCCTGAGTCAATACTCGCTGGAACATGTCGACGTGCGGCCGATTTCGGCCGAGGTACCTTTGATCAGGAAATGCGAAATGATTGGAAAATCCGGGAAGTGGGTATGCCCTACCTTGCTGGTTTATCGGAATATTCAAAAATCGCCCCTTGATCCTTCCATCCCCACCGATTACGAAGCGTATGTGGACGAGGGTACCCTGAATTTCTGGCGGCAGCGACTCCACTACTTTGGCCCAAACAAGTATGCCTTACAGAAAAACATGGCGAAGATCATGTTCAATAACGGGGGTAGGTTCGTGGTGGGAACCGATTGTTTGAATTCGTACGTACTGGCCGGATTCAGCATGCACGACGAAATGGAAGAATTGGTCAGCGCCGGACTACCCGCTTATGAAGTACTAAAAGCCAGCACGGTCAACGCGGCAGGATTATTACACCGAGCCGATGATATAGGTACCATAGAACCCGGTAAAACAGCGGACTTGGTATTACTCAATGCCAATCCGCTGGAAGCAATAGCCAATACTCGAAAAATCAGGGGAGTAATGGTAAAAGGAAAATGGTTCAGCGCTGAAGAATTAAATAAGATGCTGGCGGCGGTGAGGAAAAATCATGCTTCAAGTCCCGCGGCAAGTCCACGATCACGCCGCTGAGTACCTTCGGAGGCTGACTACGATCACCAGCTACCTTTCAGGTTTTCCAGATACTTCTGGCTGGACCCCGTATTCAAGAGCAGCACCTGCTCGTCGGGTCTGATCCAGCCCAGTTGCCGTAATGTTTTAGCAGCCGCCCAAATCGCCCCACCTTCCGGCGCGACGAATATACCCTCCTGCCGGGCGATTTCCTGCACCCCCCGTACCATCTCATGGTCTGATATGGCTAGGGCGGTTCCTTCGGATTCGCGCAGAATGTCGAGCATCAGCGGCTCTCCGATGGGGCGGGGCACGGCGAGCCCATTGGCCAGCGTGGGTTTGCCCACATACTGCTTGCTGTTGGACTGCTTTCCCAAAAAAGTCTCCACTATTGGACAGCATTGCTCAGCCTGCACGGCCACCATTCGGGGAAGAGGCAGGTCGGGGGCCAGCCAACCCAGTTTTTTCATTTCGTGAAATGCCTTCCAGATTCCAATCAGACCGGTACCACCGCCCGTTGGATATAGGATCACGTCCGGCACCTGCCAGTTCATCTGCTCCGCAATTTCGTAGCCCATCGTCTTTTTTCCCTCCACCCGGTAGGGCTCCTTGAGCGTCGAAACATCGAAGTAGTCAGCCTGCCGATTCATTTCCCGTACCTTGGCCGCGCAATCGTTAATCAGGCCGTCGATCAAGATTAGGCGAGCTCCGTAGGCCTTGCATTCCTCTTGGAAGGCCTCGGGGGTATGCCGGGGCATAACCACTACGGCTTCCATACCGGCGCGGGCGCAGTATGCCGCCAATGCTACACCCGCGTTGCCCGCCGTGGGGATAATACAGGCCTTCTCACCGTTTTCTTTGGCTTTGGAGACCGCCAGACTCAACCCGCGTGCTTTGAAAGAGCCGGTGGGATTCAAACCCTCGTCTTTCAGAACCAGTCGAGGGATGCCGTAGGAATTGCCAAGCCTGTGAACCGGTAATAAGGGCGTCCAACCTTCACCCAGACTGATCCGGTTTTCGGGCCTGAACACGGGGAGCACCTCCTCGTACCGCCAGAGGGAGTAGGGGCGTGACCGTAAATCGGCTTTCGCTATGCGGTCTGGATACAGACCGTAGTCGCAAAGGAGCGGAGCCTGGCAACAGTCGGAAAGCGTATGCCGGCCTAGCGGCGAATAGGTTTTTCCGCAATTAGCACAGCGCAAGTCGCGCAGCAGCGACGGGGTAGAGTGTGTAGACATGGTGGCTATTTTGTCCGAAAGGTGGCATTTGTGCCCGCCCCATGCAAATCGTATTTTGGCATAAACTATTCTATGGAGGAATAGAAACGCTGGGTGGCGCGAATAAAAGTCTGCGACCACTGGTTGTTTTCGGTACCTTTCCGTTGGATGAAATGAAAATTTCGCTCGATCTTCAATCCTTCGATGTGTACCTCAAGCAGGGTACCGGCGGCCAGCTCCTGCTGGATCGCCAGCCGGGGCAGGAACGACAGGCAGGTATCGGCCAGAACGAAATTTTTCAGAGCCTCTGTTCCTCCCAACCGGATTCGGATCTGTAATCTGCCCAACTGAATTCCGTGCATGTTGAGGGCGCCTTCCACCGCTGCCAGGGTACCTGATCCCGCTTCTCGTAAAGCCAGTGGGATGGCAGGCAGATCATTGATGGTTAGCGTCTGGGTGCGGAGCGAACTGTTGGCCGAGCAGACGGCCACTACCTCGTCGGTCATGAAGGGCGTATAGGTCAGGGTGGTAATGCGGGTCATGCTTTCCACGATTCCCACGTCGATGTCATGGTCGAGCAGGGCTTTCTGGATATTGGTCGAATTGCGGTTCAGGACGCTGATTTGGAGCGTGGGGTGCTGGCGCAGATAGGCCGATAAAATGGGAGGAAGTACGTACAGGCTAATAGTAGTACTTGCCCCGATGGCCAGTTTGGTAGGCGGCCGAAAGTTTTCGTTGAGCTGATGCATCGCCTGGTGTAGCTCGTGCTGCAATTGCGTGGCCTCTTGCACTTTTATGTACAGCAATTGCCCGGCCGGCGTTAAACTGACGGTGGTGCCATGCCGTTCGAAAAGCCCGGTTTTGTAGTACTCTTCCAACGACTTAATCTGCTTGCTGATAGCCGACTGGCTGAGAAAAAAGGTTTGACTGGCCTTCGTAAAACTCAGCAGGCGGGCTACTTCCATAAATACCTGATGCTGTAGGGAAAGCATGGTGCATTGATTGATTATATTCGCTGAAAAATCGGCCCGTTGGGCCATGAATGGGTAAAGGTAGCATCAGACTCGAGGATTGGAAAAAATGAATTACTGAAAACGCTTCAATTTGGTGACCCGCTAATCCAAAAAGCGGCAGGAAATTTTTCCTGCCGCTTTTTGAAGTTAATGCCATGAAAAGCCCAAGTCTTACAGCCCAAATCCGAGCGCGAATCCTTTTATGCCGACGGGCAGGTCGCCGATTTGGAAAGCACTGCCATTCGTCAGGTTGATTTTATAGAAGCCCGTGCCGCTGCCCGTGGTCAGGAACGCATAGGCATCGCCCGTGGTACCCCCGATGTCGAAGCCGTTGGCGGCATTGACCGTAATACCCAGGCTACCGATTTCCTGCAAGCCTCCGGCATTGGGCGGATCCTGCTTGAACAGTTTGTTCGACTGGCTGTCGATGTCGTACAGTACGGTCGAGGTAGTACCCGCGAAGCTATTCGTATAGGCAGCACCGTTGATAAAGGGAGTAGGCATACCCATAGCTGGCGTAAGGGTACCATCCACGATGGCGGCACCGGTCGTGACGTTCACGCGCAGATTCTGCCGGTTGTTGCTCACAATCCGTAGGCGATCCGCCACGGGATTGAAATCCACGCCGAAACTGGTACCATCCAGGGGTACGCTCACAATAGATAGCATCGTGGCGGCACCATTCGACAGGTTGATCGTGTAAAGAATACCGTCACTTCCCAAGGCATGCAGCTGTCCGTTGAAGGGCCGGAAATCGATACCCTCGATCATTACGCCAGCTGGCAAACCGGTGATCGGCTTCGGGATGGTGGTAAGGGGTAAAACTTTGGGATTGAAAATGTGCAGGGTATTGGCCACATCGACCACATACGCCACGGGCCGAGTAGGTATGGCAATCCCCGTGATGGTACCTGAAGGCAGGTCGCCTAGCTTTTGTAATTTGCCAGTCATCAGATCTACGTAATTCAGTTCCCACTTCCCACCAAACTGCACGGACGCAATGCCATAATTGTTGTCGGGAGCAATATCAAATCCGCCCGCGGCGGTAATATCCAACCCCAACGGCCCTACTTCCTGAAGTCCCCCGTCGTTGGGTGGGTTCTGTAGGTAGAGTTTGTCCGTCATGGGGTCGATGTCGTACAGCTGGGTACTGGTAGTGCCGGCAAAGCTATTGGTATAGGCCACGGCAGTTACCATCGGATTGGGATAGCCGTTCAGGTTGCCGTCAATGGCAACGCGGGCGCCGGTTTCGGGATGCAGCCGCAAATCCTGTGTCGTATTGGTCACGAGCCGGATGCGGTCTACCGTAGGGTTAAAGTCAAAACCGACCATGGTACCTTCAATGGCAGGCGTGAATGGATCGATGCTCAGGGCCGTGGCGGCTCCGGATTGCAAATTGATATGATATAGGCGACTGGTGCTTCCCACGCCATACAATTGACCGGTAGCCGGACGAAAATCAATGCCCAGTATAGTCTCACCAGTTTGCAGTCCCGTAATGGATAGGGTGCGTAGTGGCGAGGCCGTGTTCTTGACGTTCAGCTCATAGAGTTGATTGGCATCGGTCAGGGCATAAAATACCTGGTCGGGAAGTTGGGGAGCAGCGGGCGGCAGGCGGTGATCTTCGCAGGATTGCAGGACAAATCCGAGGGCCAGTACCATGACGGGTAAGAGCCACTTTTGGGCAAATTTTCTCATTGGGAACATAGTTAGAGGTTGTGTTAAATGACATGTCTCTCTAATTACGCCATTGAGTTACTTTTGGATTTCTCCGAACCAAAAATTGTTCAATTTTTATTAGTGTGATTCAATCGATAGTAAAGGCCGAGATTTGAATTGTGAAAAAAGCGGGGTAAAGGTGTTGCGGTTGTGGGTACCTGGGTTTTCCTTTTTTAATATGTAGAAACTATACCCCGCAGCTAAAAATCGTTTTGTAATAAAGTGCAGGCTAATTAATTGATTGTTAATTATTTACAGTAACAATACTGCCTATGTGGATCTCATGGTACATTAATTGAGTAGAAATGCCGAAACATCCTCATAAGACCGTCATATCCCTATGAATACGAAACAAATTTTCGGTATACTGCTCACCGTTCTGGGTATCGGTGCGTTGATTTACACCGGTATCCAGGTTATGGACAATGATTCCGACCAATTTAAGGTCCTGATTGTGACCGGAATCCTGGGAATTGTCTTCTTCTCATCCGGTATCAAGCTACTGCAGGCTACCCATGAGTAGCGGGTTCAATCGAGTGATTATTCAGCCACCAGGGAAGATCGACTACGCGGATGATTCTTGGGGGGCGAAAAGCTCGATTACGGGGTCCAGTGCAATTTTACGTAGTAGGGGAAATGGTCTGAGCCATATTCGGCTAGTCGCTTCACTTCTAGTACTGTGAATTCTTTTGAAACATACACATAGTCGAGTGGCCAACGCCATAACACCGACTGGGGGTTGAAAGTATTGTAGAGGCCCCTGCCATGCCGCACATCGCCCAAACGGCTGACAGCTTCAAAATGCCGGGAGTTATACGACCAACCTACGTCGTTGAAATCGCCCGCTACAACCGTCGGCAGTGAGTCCTGCGCAATGATTCGACCGGCTTTGACGAGGGCGACTTCTTTTTCCCCAATATTGTCTGGGTATTCGCTTGGCTTTGGAGGCACCGGGTGGAGAGTAAGTAGCTGCATTTGGGGACCGTTAGGGAGGGTGACTTTGACCCGAAAAAAAGGTACATGGGCCTGGTTGAGGTACAGTACTTCGTATGCTTCCAAAGGAATCCTGGAGTACAAGGCCATGCCGTAAGTATTGTCTTCGGGTTTCTCGATACAATACGGATAGGTGCTTTTCAGGACACTCAATTGCTCCACCCACCACCGATCGACTTCCAAAGCTAGCACAAAAGTGGGCTCCCGATCCTGGATACTTTGTATCAGCCCCTGGGTTTGCCGATTTTTCATGTACACATTGGCTACCAAGACGCTAAATTCTCTTTTTCCTTCGTTCTCATCGATCGAATCAGCCGAGGCTACGGCCTTGGGCGCAAAAGGAAGGTACGGATATAAGATGGCTGCCTGCAAGCCTATGGATATAAGGAGACCAGCTACAAACAGGATTCGTAGCGTAGTCCAGGGTTTTGAAAAAATAGCGTAAAAAAGCAGACATAATAGCAGTGCAACGGTGATCTGAAGACGGGGGAAATTGAGGATTTTGATGTACCAATAACGGCTGTCCAACTGAAGGGAAAGTAACGTGGCAGCTATGAGCAACGTACCGAACAACAGAACCAGATAAAATAAAATTGACCTGAAAACGGACATGATGGTGTGATTCGGTAAACTTGATAGGCCAAGCTACGGCTATTTGGCGGGCAGCATGTTGCGGATGGCGCTGATTTTCCATTGGTTCCGTTGCTTCACCACAACGAAGGTACTCCACATTTGTCGGGCGGTACGGTCGTCGTTTTGAATCACATAGCGGGCATCCGCCAATGCACTCTGCGGGTTAAGGTACCTTATTTTTTCTACGGTCAGACTCCGGGTACCCGGTTTGGTGGCCGAGCTGCGCATCATCCCGGACACTGACTCTCCGATCCCGGTTCGCCACTCACCCGTCGATACCAATTGATCCACGTCCGTGGTCAGAATTTTCTTGAGCAATATTGTATCCTGTTTTTCCCGCGCCTCGGAGTAGGCATCGATCAGGTCGTAAATCGCTTTATCAGCTTGGCTAGGGGTACCCTGACCCTGCACGGAAGGCAGGGTCAGGGTACTCAATACGAGGTAAATGGCAAGTTGCTTCATAGGTATATTCAGCTCTTGGCTGGATTAAGAATCGTGTCGATCCGAACGAGCGCATCCTGTACATGGTAGCGCGAAAGATCGTCTTTGTAGCGGTTTTGGGCACTTTTCAACTGTTGTTGCAATTTAACCAATTCCCCCCGCACGATTGAACGGATGTCCGACTGACTGATGTTGACGGGCGTCCCGAAGCGACTCGCGGTAGGTTTTTCGTTGAGCAGGTAATTCATACGGTCAAGGTAAGCTTTCTGCAAATTACGGCGGTAGATGTCGATTTCCGTTCCTTTGTACACTTCGCTCCAGATACCGCGTTGCAGCTGGCTCACCATGTCGAGGGCATTGTACCGTACATCGTTGACTTCATTTTCCATCAACCGCGCCAGGCGGTCAGGTGAGAGCAGGCTGTTGAGGTGACGGGCCTGTAGGGAACGAATTTCGTCCACGTAGTTGGCATGGTGGATGTTGCGCGAGATTTTGGATTCGTGCAGCCAGTCGGGCGAAGCAAACGCATTGGTTAGCAGCCAGTTTACTGAGGTAGCCTGGGTTTTGGCGTCCACGGGCGTGAAAATGTACCCCTCCTGATTGGGTTTCAGGCGGTTTTCGTGCACTCCACCCACGTTGGTTACCACATGACCGATGTAACGGCTCCACACGCCCAGCAATTCGTCGTAGAGTTCTTCCAGGTCGTCGTAGTCGTTGGTTTTTGCGGCCGTCCAGTCATAGAGTTTTGGGGCTACCAATTTCAGGTTTTTGAGGCCATAGGTACTGGCCTGTACCAAATCAGCACCGACATTTTCGGTCTGGCTCTCGGGATCGTAGCCGCCGCTGCCGCTACCAAACTGATACATGGGGTTTCCCGTTTTTTCGTCGATCCACTTCGAGAGGGTAGGTACCTCCGCCTCGGCGGTCCGGGCTTCGGGCAGGTAGCGGTAGCCCCAGTTGATGGCATAGTGGTCATAGGGGCCCAACTGCCGCACGAAGCGGATATTCTCATCGCCGGGCTGCGCCACGTAGTTGTAGCGGGCATAATCCATGATGGTAGCCGCGATGCCGTATTTCTGCGTGAAAGCGCCCGAGCGCAGCGAGTCGGTGGGGTAGGCCGAACTGGCTTTCATATTGTGGGGCAGACCCAGGGCGTGACCTACTTCGTGCGTAATCACTTCCTTCATCATCTCGCCGAGGTCGTCCATGGGCGTGTCCAGCGTGCGGGCGGTAGGGTTGGCCGCGCCCGTTTCCAGCAGGTAGCGGTTGCGGTAGGAACGCAGGTGGTTGTGGTACCAGATGATGTCGCTCTCGATGATTTCGCCGGAGCGGGGGTCGGATACGCTAGGCCCCACGGCATTGCGGGTGGTGCTGGCCACGTAGCGGATAACTGAGTAGCGGACATCCTCGGGACTGAAATCAGGATCTTCTTCGGGCGAAGGCGGATCTTTGGCAATGATGGCGTTTTTAAATCCTGCCGTTTCGAAGGCCTCCTGCCATTGCTCCACACCCGCTTTGATGTAGGGGCGCAGTTTGTCGGGCGTGGCCGGGTCGAGATAATACACGATGGGTTTCACGGGCTCCACCAGTTCGCCGCGCTTGTAGGCCGCGATGTCTTTGGGTACCAGCTTCCAGCGGCGGATGTACGATTTTTCGTCAGCTTTCAGCGCTTCGGAGCCATAATCGAGCTGCCGGATATTAAAGTACCCCACGCGGTAGTCGTTGATCCGGGGCTGCATGGGTACCTTGGGCAAAAGTACCATTGATTGGTTCATCAAGAGGCTGATCGCGCCCGTTTCGGAATTGGAAGGTGGCTCGGCGGCATCGTAGGTGAAGTCCTGCTTCACTTCGATGTTGAGCGGAAAACTTTTGACGCTTTGGATGAAACTGCGGCTGTCGTCCAGCCTGCTCACCTTGTAATTTTTGCGCATTTCGGCGTCCAGGCCGCTGAACGTTTTGATGTCGCTGCTGAAAAACTTGGTTACGTCGATCACGTAGCCCGACGAGTCTTTGGAGAGGGCGGCAATATCGAACGCATAGATGGTAGGCTGGTAGTTGTTGGCCTGCACCGAAATGTTGATCGGCAGCGAATCGGCCGCTACGGCGTTGTAGGATTTGGTTTTGAGGACAATCTTGTCGCCAAATTTTTGCCAGACAACCATCTGTTCGTTGACGGACGAACCCGCGTTGACGTATCCGCCGCCCAGTCCGGAAGGCAGACTGGCAAAACGGCTGACCCACAGGAAGTCGCGCATCAGCAGTGAATCGGGAATTTCGTAGTAGTATTTTTCACCGACCTTATGGACCATAAAGACACCGGAATCAGAAACGGCCTCCTTGGTAATCACCGCCTTATAGGCCTTCATTCCCGTTTTGGGTTTGGCCTTGTCGCTGCTGTCGGCTTTGGCAGTGGCCGTTTTAGTCGTAGCCGGTGCTACTTTGGAGGTTGAGCAGGAAACCTGGACAACCGCCATCAGACAGACCAGGCCCACGGCTTGATAAAATTTTGACATGGGTTAATTGTATTATTTAGAGAAAATAAAAATTGACATTTCGACTGGCTAAATATAGGCCTATTTTGAAAAACTACCCAGTAAGGATGGGCTCAAATAACCGGACGTTGATTCTGAACTCATGATCAGTAGGACTCTGCCCTACCTGAACTTTGGTAAACTAAATCATAAACCACCGCTTGATGAACACTCACTTCCGCTTCGATATCCGTCCTATCCTCTTGGCGCTGCTCATGAGCCTGTCGTTTGCAGGTACCGCCCAATACCAGCAAATCCCGTCGGCAGTTTACCATTGGAATGGCGTTACGGTTACGAAAAAAGCCAATTCTGAGCAACGGGTACTCCTGGAAGGCGCTA is from Salmonirosea aquatica and encodes:
- a CDS encoding zinc-dependent metalloprotease, yielding MSKFYQAVGLVCLMAVVQVSCSTSKVAPATTKTATAKADSSDKAKPKTGMKAYKAVITKEAVSDSGVFMVHKVGEKYYYEIPDSLLMRDFLWVSRFASLPSGLGGGYVNAGSSVNEQMVVWQKFGDKIVLKTKSYNAVAADSLPINISVQANNYQPTIYAFDIAALSKDSSGYVIDVTKFFSSDIKTFSGLDAEMRKNYKVSRLDDSRSFIQSVKSFPLNIEVKQDFTYDAAEPPSNSETGAISLLMNQSMVLLPKVPMQPRINDYRVGYFNIRQLDYGSEALKADEKSYIRRWKLVPKDIAAYKRGELVEPVKPIVYYLDPATPDKLRPYIKAGVEQWQEAFETAGFKNAIIAKDPPSPEEDPDFSPEDVRYSVIRYVASTTRNAVGPSVSDPRSGEIIESDIIWYHNHLRSYRNRYLLETGAANPTARTLDTPMDDLGEMMKEVITHEVGHALGLPHNMKASSAYPTDSLRSGAFTQKYGIAATIMDYARYNYVAQPGDENIRFVRQLGPYDHYAINWGYRYLPEARTAEAEVPTLSKWIDEKTGNPMYQFGSGSGGYDPESQTENVGADLVQASTYGLKNLKLVAPKLYDWTAAKTNDYDDLEELYDELLGVWSRYIGHVVTNVGGVHENRLKPNQEGYIFTPVDAKTQATSVNWLLTNAFASPDWLHESKISRNIHHANYVDEIRSLQARHLNSLLSPDRLARLMENEVNDVRYNALDMVSQLQRGIWSEVYKGTEIDIYRRNLQKAYLDRMNYLLNEKPTASRFGTPVNISQSDIRSIVRGELVKLQQQLKSAQNRYKDDLSRYHVQDALVRIDTILNPAKS